One genomic region from Populus nigra chromosome 8, ddPopNigr1.1, whole genome shotgun sequence encodes:
- the LOC133700705 gene encoding protein arginine N-methyltransferase 1.6: MPFHATTQSSSLFLMIPLLSKTLTIPSLPLLRLTLTPHSLLTRFTSTPTPTQTRPMSSDSTQRVFQLKLDPLTGNSEWVIIEDGNKEEEETFKSSSHALLATTSYLDMLNDDTRNRAFREAIDKTITKPCHVLDIGAGTGLLSMMAARAMGTCDDSKKGMVTACESYLPMVKLMRKVLNLNGMGKNVKIFNKRSDELQVGVDIPSRADVLVSEILDSELLGEGLIPTLQHAHDMLLVDNPLTVPYRATTYGQLVESTFLWKLHDLSNNEEEASDGIRLVPAGLDTILRVKAKQHPMHCDAISKEINLLSEPFKIFEFDFWKRPDSQGDSKLLIKATNDGRIHAVVSWWILQLDSEGTIFYSTAPRWITSPIATHTGNWCDHWKQCVWFIPGEGIPISKGEEVHLHAVHSDTSVSYNLATQATEIRGCDSIAGDSHLTLSPERIAIYGDRKWRSWMLTALNNLLQARVHPLCVVADDSVFLSLLVAHLSKTSNVIALFPGLRERGVQYLKAVADANGITADRIEVFQKKKYLTLNDTKQKKVDLLIGEPYYYGNDGMLPWQNFRFWKERTMLDSVLAEDVLVMPCKAMLKACAMSLPDLWKSHRCLSKIEDFDHSIVNNTLGACGDLPAPLEGPLLPFFIWQCGETKELSETFTIMEFDFSKSIGPCYGKAQVEFTEQGMCHGFVLWIDWVMDAKNSVVLTTGPDERYWKQGVKLLSQPVAVGGRGSSTGNCCSTLIEASFDPSSGELAVKHVW; this comes from the exons ATGCCATTCCATGCCACCACTCAATCCAGTAGCCTTTTCCTTATGATTCCTCTGCTTTCCAAAACCCTAACAATCCCCTCTCTCCCTCTACTTCGCTTGACTCTCACTCCTCACTCACTACTCACCCGCTTCACTTCCACTCCAACTCCAACACAAACCCGACCCATGAGCTCCGACTCGACTCAGCGCGTCTTCCAGCTCAAACTCGACCCGCTCACTGGTAACTCTGAATGGGTCATCATCGAAGAcggaaacaaagaagaagaagaaacttttAAGAGTTCCAGCCATGCACTTCTAGCCACGACCTCGTATTTGGACATGCTCAATGACGATACTAGAAACAGAGCATTCCGTGAAGCCATTGACAAGACCATAACCAAACCTTGCCACGTCTTAGACATCGG GGCTGGGACAGGGCTGCTGTCAATGATGGCAGCAAGAGCAATGGGGACATGCGATGATAGCAAGAAGGGGATGGTAACAGCGTGTGAGTCATACCTTCCTATGGTGAAATTAATGAGAAAAGTATTGAATTTAAATGGCATGGGAAAGAATGTTAAGATTTTTAACAAACGCTCCGATGAACTCCAAGTTGGTGTCGATATTCCTTCACGAGCAGATGTTCTT GTTAGTGAGATACTAGACTCAGAGTTATTGGGTGAAGGGTTGATACCGACTCTACAGCATGCACATGACATGCTGCTGGTGGACAATCCACTGACTGTGCCGTATCGAGCTACGACTTATGGCCAG ttGGTTGAAAGCACGTTCCTGTGGAAGCTGCATGATCTATCTAATAATGAGGAAGAAGCCTCAGACGGCATTCGTCTTGTTCCAGCTGGCCTGGACACAATTTTACGTGTCAAAGCAAAACAACATCCCATGCACTGTGATGCAATATCAAAAGAGATAAATCTG CTGTCAGAACCCTTCAAAATTTTTGAGTTTGACTTTTGGAAACGGCCAGACAGCCAAGGGGACTCTAAATTGCTCATCAAGGCAACTAATGATGGTAGAATTCATGCTGTAGTATCATG GTGGATTCTTCAGCTTGATTCTGAAGGGACAATCTTTTATTCCACTGCTCCTAGATGGATAACTTCACCAATAGCCACAC ATACTGGAAATTGGTGTGACCACTGGAAACAGTGTGTGTGGTTCATTCCAGGGGAAGGTATACCCATATCCAAGGGTGAAGAGGTTCATTTACATGCTGTTCATTCTGATACAAGTGTCTCATATAATCTTGCAACCCAAGCCACTGAGATTAGGGGATGTGATTCCATTGCTGGAGATTCTCACCTCACATTGTCTCCTGAAAGAATTGCAATCTATGGAGACAGGAAATGGAGGTCTTGGATGTTAACAGCTTTGAACAATTTG TTGCAGGCAAGAGTTCACCCACTATGTGTTGTTGCGGATGATAGTGTTTTCTTATCACTTCTTGTAGCACATCTCTCAAAAACTTCAAATGTGATAGCTCTGTTTCCTGGGTTGCGAGAGAGAGGTGTGCAGTATTTGAAGGCAGTTGCTGATGCTAATGGCATCACAGCAGATCGTATAGAAGTTTTTCAAAAGAAGAAATACTTGACTCTGAATGATACTAAGCAGAAGAAG GTTGATCTATTGATTGGAGAACCATACTATTATGGAAATGATGGGATGCTTCCATGGCAAAACTTTCGGTTTTG GAAGGAACGGACTATGCTTGACTCTGTCCTTgctgaagatgtgttagtaatGCCCTGTAAAGCAATGCTGAAGGCTTGTGCGATGTCCCTTCCA GATCTTTGGAAAAGTCATCGCTGCTTAAGCAAGATAGAAGACTTTGACCATTCAATTGTAAATAACACCTTAGGAGCCTGTGGTGACTTACCCGCACCACTAGAGGGTCCACTTCTGCCTTTCTTTATATGGCAGTGTGGGGAGACTAAG GAACTTAGTGAGACATTTACTATCATGGAATTTGATTTCTCAAAATCTATTGGTCCATGCTATGGAAAAGCCCAG GTTGAATTTACTGAGCAAGGGATGTGCCATGGATTTGTGCTTTGGATTGATTGGGTGATGGATGCGAAGAATTCTGTTGTGCTAACTACAGGGCCAg
- the LOC133701344 gene encoding phosphatidylinositol/phosphatidylcholine transfer protein SFH11-like isoform X3: MFKQKETSREIIIMRGSGEGEKSSDSKRSQLGKVRTKSIHPPIESQWLLHPPEENKPSSSLPKPGIKSMLNYPRKIRNSLKKLGSGKSLRIVLEGVHDPKYEQLVDSLREQLLVEGHLMERQTDYHSLLRFLRMRDFDLSKAKDTFVQYLAWREEYGIDEILKEFKFEEYAEVKKRYPHGYHGVDRNGRPIYIERLGMVDLNALLQATTVDRFVRYHVSEQEKTLNIRFPACSIAAKRHIASITSILDVKGVILNRLFIVNAGNGFKMLWKALGAFLDARTLAKIHVLGYNYLSNLLEVIDQSNLPSFLGGDCTCSDYGGCLFSDKGPWQNPEILEMLQSTSIMEEIYDSEADSDVASEEAMETSQNEDCGDGGNTEAQKIHALEVVLMDTNKEIQALKTALDNTKAVSLEMFWNDLNNTLKH, from the exons ATGTTTAAACAAAAGGAGACTTCTCGGGAGATAATCATAATGAGAGGTAGTGGAGAAGGTGAGAAATCTTCAGACTCGAAGCGTTCTCAGTTAGGAAAAGTAAGGACAAAATCTATCCATCCACCCATTGAATCCCAGTGGCTTCTCCATCCTCCAGAAGAAAATAAGCCTTCTTCTTCACTGCCTAAACCAGGTATCAAGTCAATGTTAAATTACCCTCGCAAGATTCGGAACTCGTTGAAGAAACTTGGAAGTGGCAAAAGCTTGCGAATAGTCCTTGAAGGAGTTCACGATCCAAAATATGAACAACTTGTTGATTCTCTCCGTGAACAACTTTTAGTTGAAGGTCATCTAATGGAGAGGCAAACTGACTATCATTCTCTTTTAAG GTTTCTCCGGATGAGAGACTTTGATCTTTCAAAAGCAAAGGACACGTTTGTGCAATATCTCGCGTGGCGTGAGGAATATGGGATTGATGAAATTCTGAAG GAATTTAAGTTTGAAGAATATGCAGAAGTAAAGAAACGTTATCCTCATGGATATCATGGGGTTGATAGAAATGGAAGACCGATATACATTGAACGGCTCGGAATGGTAGACCTTAATGCGCTGTTGCAGGCAACTACAGTTGACAGATTTGTCAGATATCACGTGTCGGAACAGGAGAAGACATTAAATATTAGGTTCCCTGCATGTTCAATTGCAGCTAAGAGACATATAGCATCCATCACAAGTATTTTAGATGTGAAGGGAGTG ATTCTGAATCGGCTCTTTATAGTCAATGCTGGAAATGGGTTCAAGATGCTGTGGAAAGCACTCGGGGCTTTTCTTGATGCACGCACATTAGCGAAGATTCAT GTTTTGGGATACAACTATCTAAGTAACCTGCTTGAAGTAATTGATCAGAG TAATTTGCCAAGTTTTCTGGGAGGTGACTGCACATGTTCTGATTATGGTGGCTGCCTGTTTAGTGATAAAGGACCTTGGCAGAACCCTGAAATTCTAGAAATGCTGCAG TCAACTTCTATAATGGAAGAGATTTACGATAGTGAAGCAGATAGTGATGTTGCTTCAGAGGAGGCTATG GAAACAAGCCAAAATGAAGACTGCGGTGACGGAGGAAACACCGAGGCGCAAAAAATCCACGCACTGGAAGTTGTACTTATGGACACCAACAAA GAAATCCAAGCATTGAAAACCGCTCTTGACAACACGAAGGCGGTGAGCCTAGAGAT GTTTTGGAACGACTTGAACAACACATTAAAGCATTGA
- the LOC133701344 gene encoding phosphatidylinositol/phosphatidylcholine transfer protein SFH11-like isoform X2, giving the protein MFKQKETSREIIIMRGSGEGEKSSDSKRSQLGKVRTKSIHPPIESQWLLHPPEENKPSSSLPKPGIKSMLNYPRKIRNSLKKLGSGKSLRIVLEGVHDPKYEQLVDSLREQLLVEGHLMERQTDYHSLLRFLRMRDFDLSKAKDTFVQYLAWREEYGIDEILKEFKFEEYAEVKKRYPHGYHGVDRNGRPIYIERLGMVDLNALLQATTVDRFVRYHVSEQEKTLNIRFPACSIAAKRHIASITSILDVKGVGMSNFSKTARSLFMEIQKIDSNYYPEILNRLFIVNAGNGFKMLWKALGAFLDARTLAKIHVLGYNYLSNLLEVIDQSNLPSFLGGDCTCSDYGGCLFSDKGPWQNPEILEMLQSTSIMEEIYDSEADSDVASEEAMETSQNEDCGDGGNTEAQKIHALEVVLMDTNKEIQALKTALDNTKAVLERLEQHIKALRV; this is encoded by the exons ATGTTTAAACAAAAGGAGACTTCTCGGGAGATAATCATAATGAGAGGTAGTGGAGAAGGTGAGAAATCTTCAGACTCGAAGCGTTCTCAGTTAGGAAAAGTAAGGACAAAATCTATCCATCCACCCATTGAATCCCAGTGGCTTCTCCATCCTCCAGAAGAAAATAAGCCTTCTTCTTCACTGCCTAAACCAGGTATCAAGTCAATGTTAAATTACCCTCGCAAGATTCGGAACTCGTTGAAGAAACTTGGAAGTGGCAAAAGCTTGCGAATAGTCCTTGAAGGAGTTCACGATCCAAAATATGAACAACTTGTTGATTCTCTCCGTGAACAACTTTTAGTTGAAGGTCATCTAATGGAGAGGCAAACTGACTATCATTCTCTTTTAAG GTTTCTCCGGATGAGAGACTTTGATCTTTCAAAAGCAAAGGACACGTTTGTGCAATATCTCGCGTGGCGTGAGGAATATGGGATTGATGAAATTCTGAAG GAATTTAAGTTTGAAGAATATGCAGAAGTAAAGAAACGTTATCCTCATGGATATCATGGGGTTGATAGAAATGGAAGACCGATATACATTGAACGGCTCGGAATGGTAGACCTTAATGCGCTGTTGCAGGCAACTACAGTTGACAGATTTGTCAGATATCACGTGTCGGAACAGGAGAAGACATTAAATATTAGGTTCCCTGCATGTTCAATTGCAGCTAAGAGACATATAGCATCCATCACAAGTATTTTAGATGTGAAGGGAGTG GGAATGTCCAATTTCTCAAAAACTGCGAGATCTCTCTTTATGGAAATTCAGAAAATTGATAGCAACTACTATCCAGAG ATTCTGAATCGGCTCTTTATAGTCAATGCTGGAAATGGGTTCAAGATGCTGTGGAAAGCACTCGGGGCTTTTCTTGATGCACGCACATTAGCGAAGATTCAT GTTTTGGGATACAACTATCTAAGTAACCTGCTTGAAGTAATTGATCAGAG TAATTTGCCAAGTTTTCTGGGAGGTGACTGCACATGTTCTGATTATGGTGGCTGCCTGTTTAGTGATAAAGGACCTTGGCAGAACCCTGAAATTCTAGAAATGCTGCAG TCAACTTCTATAATGGAAGAGATTTACGATAGTGAAGCAGATAGTGATGTTGCTTCAGAGGAGGCTATG GAAACAAGCCAAAATGAAGACTGCGGTGACGGAGGAAACACCGAGGCGCAAAAAATCCACGCACTGGAAGTTGTACTTATGGACACCAACAAA GAAATCCAAGCATTGAAAACCGCTCTTGACAACACGAAGGCG GTTTTGGAACGACTTGAACAACACATTAAAGCATTGAGAGTTTAA
- the LOC133701129 gene encoding bifunctional adenosine 5'-phosphosulfate phosphorylase/adenylylsulfatase HINT4: MEGATSSCIFCQIATKSSSTTLLHSDGKVVAFQDINPSAFRHFLVIPVEHIPTVNDLQKRDEDYSLVNHMLNVGKTLLHQDAPQSKQYRFGFHQPPFNSVDHLHLHCLALPFIPKWKHVKYMSLGHHGFIQAEQLLEKIKPSQAFTP, encoded by the exons ATGGAGGGAGCGACCTCATCATGTATCTTCTGCCAGATTGCCACCAAATCCAGTTCCACTACTCTCCTTCACTCT GATGGCAAGGTGGTCGCGTTTCAAGATATCAACCCTTCTGCTTTCAG GCATTTCTTGGTGATTCCTGTGGAGCACATTCCAACTGTCAATGATCTCCAGAAGAGAGATGAAGATTATTCTTTGG TAAATCACATGTTGAATGTGGGGAAAACACTACTACACCAAGATGCACCCCAGTCAAAGCAGTACAG ATTTGGCTTTCATCAGCCTCCATTTAACAGTGTTGACCATCTACACCTCCATTGTTTGGCATTACCTTTCATACCCAA ATGGAAACATGTAAAATACATGTCTTTAGGACACCATGGGTTTATTCAAGCTGAGCAGCTGCTGGAGAAAATAAAGCCTTCACAAGCATTCACTCCTTAG
- the LOC133701344 gene encoding phosphatidylinositol/phosphatidylcholine transfer protein SFH11-like isoform X1 translates to MFKQKETSREIIIMRGSGEGEKSSDSKRSQLGKVRTKSIHPPIESQWLLHPPEENKPSSSLPKPGIKSMLNYPRKIRNSLKKLGSGKSLRIVLEGVHDPKYEQLVDSLREQLLVEGHLMERQTDYHSLLRFLRMRDFDLSKAKDTFVQYLAWREEYGIDEILKEFKFEEYAEVKKRYPHGYHGVDRNGRPIYIERLGMVDLNALLQATTVDRFVRYHVSEQEKTLNIRFPACSIAAKRHIASITSILDVKGVGMSNFSKTARSLFMEIQKIDSNYYPEILNRLFIVNAGNGFKMLWKALGAFLDARTLAKIHVLGYNYLSNLLEVIDQSNLPSFLGGDCTCSDYGGCLFSDKGPWQNPEILEMLQSTSIMEEIYDSEADSDVASEEAMETSQNEDCGDGGNTEAQKIHALEVVLMDTNKEIQALKTALDNTKAVSLEMFWNDLNNTLKH, encoded by the exons ATGTTTAAACAAAAGGAGACTTCTCGGGAGATAATCATAATGAGAGGTAGTGGAGAAGGTGAGAAATCTTCAGACTCGAAGCGTTCTCAGTTAGGAAAAGTAAGGACAAAATCTATCCATCCACCCATTGAATCCCAGTGGCTTCTCCATCCTCCAGAAGAAAATAAGCCTTCTTCTTCACTGCCTAAACCAGGTATCAAGTCAATGTTAAATTACCCTCGCAAGATTCGGAACTCGTTGAAGAAACTTGGAAGTGGCAAAAGCTTGCGAATAGTCCTTGAAGGAGTTCACGATCCAAAATATGAACAACTTGTTGATTCTCTCCGTGAACAACTTTTAGTTGAAGGTCATCTAATGGAGAGGCAAACTGACTATCATTCTCTTTTAAG GTTTCTCCGGATGAGAGACTTTGATCTTTCAAAAGCAAAGGACACGTTTGTGCAATATCTCGCGTGGCGTGAGGAATATGGGATTGATGAAATTCTGAAG GAATTTAAGTTTGAAGAATATGCAGAAGTAAAGAAACGTTATCCTCATGGATATCATGGGGTTGATAGAAATGGAAGACCGATATACATTGAACGGCTCGGAATGGTAGACCTTAATGCGCTGTTGCAGGCAACTACAGTTGACAGATTTGTCAGATATCACGTGTCGGAACAGGAGAAGACATTAAATATTAGGTTCCCTGCATGTTCAATTGCAGCTAAGAGACATATAGCATCCATCACAAGTATTTTAGATGTGAAGGGAGTG GGAATGTCCAATTTCTCAAAAACTGCGAGATCTCTCTTTATGGAAATTCAGAAAATTGATAGCAACTACTATCCAGAG ATTCTGAATCGGCTCTTTATAGTCAATGCTGGAAATGGGTTCAAGATGCTGTGGAAAGCACTCGGGGCTTTTCTTGATGCACGCACATTAGCGAAGATTCAT GTTTTGGGATACAACTATCTAAGTAACCTGCTTGAAGTAATTGATCAGAG TAATTTGCCAAGTTTTCTGGGAGGTGACTGCACATGTTCTGATTATGGTGGCTGCCTGTTTAGTGATAAAGGACCTTGGCAGAACCCTGAAATTCTAGAAATGCTGCAG TCAACTTCTATAATGGAAGAGATTTACGATAGTGAAGCAGATAGTGATGTTGCTTCAGAGGAGGCTATG GAAACAAGCCAAAATGAAGACTGCGGTGACGGAGGAAACACCGAGGCGCAAAAAATCCACGCACTGGAAGTTGTACTTATGGACACCAACAAA GAAATCCAAGCATTGAAAACCGCTCTTGACAACACGAAGGCGGTGAGCCTAGAGAT GTTTTGGAACGACTTGAACAACACATTAAAGCATTGA
- the LOC133700755 gene encoding probable aspartyl protease At4g16563 — MATSHSLLLCFILCFTHIFISTSQTLFLPLIHSLSKTQFTSTHHLLKSTSTRSTARFHHHHHNKNSHNHGQVSLPLSPGSDYTLSFTINSQPISLYLDTGSDLVWFPCQPFECILCEGKAENASLASTPPPKLSKTATPVSCKSSACSAVHSNLPSSDLCAISNCPLESIEISDCRKHSCPQFYYAYGDGSLIARLYRDSIRLPLSNQTNLIFNNFTFGCAHTTLAEPIGVAGFGRGVLSLPAQLATLSPQLGNQFSYCLVSHSFDSDGVRRPSPLILGRYDHDEKERRVNGVKKPSFVYTSMLDNPRHPYFYCVGLEGISIGRKKIPAPDFLRKVDREGSGGVVVDSGTTFTMLPASLYDFVVAEFENRLGRVNERASVIEENTGLSPCYYFDNNVVNVPRVVLHFVGNGSSVVLPRRNYFYEFMDGGDGKGKKRKVGCLMLMNGGDEAELSGGPGATLGNYQQQGFEVVYDLENRRVGFARRQCASLWEALNQN, encoded by the coding sequence ATGGCAACTTCTCACTCTTTGTTGCTCTGTTTCATACTCTGTTTCACTCACATTTTTATCTCAACTTCGCAAACTCTTTTTCTGCCTTTAATTCACTCCCTCTCCAAAACCCAATTCACCTCCACCCACCACCTCCTCAAATCCACCTCCACCCGCTCAACCGCCCgcttccaccaccaccaccacaacaagAACAGCCACAACCATGGTCAagtctccctccctctctctcctggTAGTGACTACACTCTCTCCTTCACTATCAACTCCCAACCCATCTCTCTCTATCTTGACACCGGAAGTGACCTTGTTTGGTTCCCATGCCAGCCTTTCGAATGCATTCTCTGTGAAGGCAAAGCTGAAAACGCGTCTCTCGCTTCCACCCCACCACCAAAACTATCTAAAACTGCCACGCCAGTCTCTTGTAAATCGTCTGCATGTTCGGCTGTACACTCCAATCTCCCAAGCTCCGATCTTTGTGCTATTTCCAACTGCCCGTTAGAATCCATCGAAATATCTGATTGTCGAAAACATTCTTGCCCACAATTCTATTATGCTTATGGTGATGGCAGCCTGATAGCTCGCCTTTACCGCGACTCTATTAGGCTACCGTTAAGCAACCAAACTAACTTGATATTCAATAACTTCACATTTGGCTGTGCCCACACCACGCTCGCCGAGCCTATTGGGGTTGCTGGGTTTGGGCGGGGAGTCCTTTCGTTGCCTGCTCAGCTTGCTACATTATCTCCCCAACTTGGGAATCAATTCTCTTATTGTTTGGTGTCTCATTCGTTTGATTCAGACGGGGTTCGTCGACCGAGTCCACTCATTCTAGGAAGGTATGATCATgatgagaaagagagaagggtaAACGGTGTTAAGAAGCCTAGTTTTGTGTATACTTCTATGCTGGATAATCCAAGACAcccttatttttattgtgttggGCTTGAGGGTATTTCTAttggtagaaaaaaaattccagcACCGGATTTTTTGAGGAAGGTTGATAGAGAGGGGAGTGGTGGGGTGGTGGTGGATTCGGGGACTACTTTCACTATGTTGCCGGCGAGTTTGTATGACTTCGTCGTGGCAGAGTTTGAGAACCGACTTGGGCGAGTTAATGAGCGAGCTAGTGTCATCGAGGAAAATACCGGGTTGAGCCCgtgttattattttgataataacgTGGTGAATGTACCAAGGGTGGTGTTGCATTTTGTGGGGAATGGATCCAGTGTGGTACTGCCGAGGAggaattatttttatgagttcATGGATGGTGGTGATGGGAAGGGGAAGAAGAGGAAGGTTGGTTGTTTGATGCTGATGAACGGTGGTGATGAGGCTGAGTTGAGTGGTGGGCCTGGGGCTACTTTGGGGAATTACCAGCAACAGGGGTTCGAGGTTGTTTATGATTTGGAGAACAGAAGGGTTGGGTTTGCAAGAAGGCAGTGTGCATCTTTATGGGAAGCCTTGAACCAGAATTAA